The sequence below is a genomic window from Micromonospora aurantiaca ATCC 27029.
GGCTGGCTGACCCTGCCGCTCGCAGTGGCCGCGCTGCTCGCTGTCGGCGCGCTCGGCTGGTTCCTGCGCCGCCGGGGCCGGGCCACCGCCGGCACGCTCGCCCTCGGCTTCGGCCTGACCCTGGTGCCGGTCGTCGTGGCCCCGCTCGGCGCGTGGCTGCTCTGGGCCGCGATCACCACGATCCGCCCCGGGTACGCCGAGCTGCTCGACCCGTACCGCCCGGTCTGGTACCGGCTCGCCGTCGTGGCGCTCGCCGCCGCGGTGCTGTTCTGCTGGTACGCGCTGCTGCGCCGCCGGGTCGGCCCGGCCGCGCTGGCGTTCGGCGGGCTGGCCTGGCTGGCCGTGTTCGGTGTGCTGCTCGCCGTCGCGGTGCCCGGCGGGGCGTACCTGACGACACTGCCGGCGCTGGCCGGCGCGCTCGCCGGTTTCGCCGCGCTCGCCACCCGCCGCGACGGACCGTGGCCGGTGGTCGCGGTGACGCTCGCCGCTGCGGTGGCAGTGGTGATCCTGCTGCCTCCGGTGGTGCTGCTGTTCCCGGCGCTCGGCATGGGCATGGGCGCGGTAGCCGCGCTCGTCGCGGTGCTGCTCGGCCTCGCCGTACTCCCGGTGGTGGACCTGCTGCACCCCCGGGCCGGCGGCCAGCGCGGCCTGCTCGCGCTGCGCGCACGCCGGCTCGGCGCGCTGCCCGCCGCGGCGGCCGCGCTGGCGGCGGTGGTGCTCGCCGGGGTCGGCCTCGCGGTGGACCGCTTCGACGCCGCGCATCCCGTGCCGACCCATCTGATGTACGCGCTGGATGCGGGCACCGGGAAGGCGGCCTGGCTGACTCGCGAGGAGAAGCCGCAGCCCTGGACCGACGGCTACGTCGACCGGAGCATCGCGGTGGCCGACGAGTTCCCCGGGCTGGGCAACGGCGAGATGCGCGCCGGACCGGCCACCGCCGCGCCCCTTCCCGCGCCGAAGGTGGAGACGCTCTCCGACACCCGCAACGGTGGCCAGCGTGTGCTGCGGGTACGGGTGGTGCCGCAGCGGCAGGTACGCCTGCTCACGCTGCACGTCGACACCAGCACCGCGACGGTGCGGTCCGCCACCGTGGCCGGGCGGAACGTGCCGGTCGAGCCGGGCGACGGGAAGTGGGGATTCGGGGTCGTGTTCCACGCCCCACCGCCGGAGGGCGTCGAGGTGACGCTGACGCTCGTGCCGCGCGGCGGTGCAGTGTCGGTGCGGGCCATGGACGCCAGTGACGGACTGTCCGGAGTGCCCGGGTTCCGGGAGCGGCCGGCGGGCGTGGGGGTGGTCGGCTCGCACAGCTCGGAGATGCTGGCGGTGGCGCGCACGTACCCGCTCTGACAGCCGTTTGATCGACACCACCTCGCCGAAGTGGCGGTATCCGCGCGCCGGGATACCGCCACCTCGGCGTACTGGTTGTGGGTCAGCGCCGCCCCAGGACCTCGGCGACCCGCAGGAAACCGTCCGCGCCGTGGCCCAGCCCGACGGCCCGGCGGGCCATACCCTCGGCCGCACGCATCACCCCGGCGTCGATGCCGTGCGCCTCGGACGTGTGGACGATGTGGGCCATGGACGACACGGCGGAGGTGATCGGGTTGCCGTCGCCGGGGAAGATCCCCGCGTCCATCTCCGCCGCACCCTCCCCGAAGATCGGCGGCAGGATCGCGGCGATGCCGGTGGCGAACGGCGCGAGTTCCCCGGCCGTCACGCCCTCCGCCTTCGCCACCGCCAGCGCGTGCGCGTAGCCCGCCATCGCGGTCCAGAAGATGTCGAGCAGCGCGATGTCGTACGCCGCCGCGCGCCCGATCTCCTCGCCGAGGTGCGTGTGGGTGCCGCCCAGCGCGTCGAGCACCGGCTGGTGCTCCTGGTAGAGGCCGGCCGGACCGCTGTAGATGAGCACCGCGTCCGGGGTGCCGATGGTGGTGGTCGGCGTCATGATCGCGCCGTCCAGGTACCGGATGGCGTGTCCGGCCGCCCACCGCGCGGTGTCCCGGGCCCGGTCCGGGGTGTCGGCCGTCAGGCTGACGACCGTTCGGCCCGTGAGTGCGGCGGCCACCGCCTCGCGTCGCAGGATGGCGTCCGACGCGTCGTAGTTCACCACGCAGACCACAGTCAGCTCGCTCGCGGCGACCGCCTCCTCAGCGGTCCGGGCGCTCGTCGCGCCCCGCTCGACCAGCTCACGGTCCTTGCCGGGCGTGCGATTCCAGACCGTCGTCGGCACTCCGGCGCTCAGGAAGGCGCCGGCCAACGCACGACCCATCGGTCCCAGACCGAGCACCGTGACAGACTTGTCGGGATTGATGTTCACGCAGACTCCTCTTGTCGAACGGACGCAGATGACGCGCAGCCGGGCCCAGGATCTGAACGTCTGTGGAGTGACGGCCGCGATCGCAGTGATCGACGGCAAGTGGAAGACAGCCCTGCTCTGGCTGCTGGAATCCGGCCCGCGCCGCCCCGGAGAGCTGCGCCGGCAGCTTCCGGGCCTCACCGAGAAGGTGCTGACTCAGGCGTTACGGGAGATGGAGGGCGACGGACTGGTGCACCGGGAGGCGTACGAGGTGCTGCCGTTGAAGACCGAGTACTCGCTCACCACTTTTGGCCGCGAACTGGCCAAGGCGCTGGCACCTCTCTCCGACTGGGGCCACCGCCGCCTGGACAAACTCGCCGAAGCCCGCACCGCCTCCTGACCTGTCCTTTTCCGCCTCCACCCACAACCAGGTTCGTCGCGGTCGCGCACGCCGACAAGTACCCACAAAAAAGTGGCTACGCCTGTCGATCGACCGCGAGACTCGGGTCATGGAATTCTTCTGCTACCACCGCGATCGGCTCGGCTCGGCAACTCTGCGCCAGGAGCTGATCGAGGAGCACTGGTCCTACATGGACGGGTACGCGGAGCAGATGATCGCTCGCGGGCCGACCCTCGCCGACGACGGTTCACCGACCGGCAGCGTGCACATCCTGGCCCTGCCCGGCCCCGCCGCCGCCCGGGCGTTCGCCTTCGACGAGCCGAACTACCAGGCCGGCGCGTACCGGGACGTGATGCTGCGGCGGTGGCGGAACATGCTGGGCCGCACCATGTGGGACTTCCCCGGCGGCCGGACCGGCGGCAATCGCTACCTGGTTCTCGGCCTCGGTCCGGAGCAGGGGACCGGCCCGGTGCTGCCGCAGCGGCAGGACGAGCTGATCGCGTACGGGCCGCTGCTGTCCGACGACGGCGCGAGGTGGCTCGGTACGGCGGCGCTGGTGCGAGCGGCCGACCCGGACGAGGCTCGGGCGGTGCTGGCCGCCGACCGGTACGCCGACGTCGAGGTGCACAACTGGGTGTTCGGCGGCCGCCCGGCGTAACCGGCTACTCGTGATCTCCCAAGCGCAGCAGCCACTCGTCACCCAGGGATGCGACGACCAGGTTGCAATGATCGAACCGCAGCAGGAGACCTGCGGGCTGCGTCGTGCCGCCGTGGATGGGCGCGGCGTTCAGCAGCCGGTGCCCCGGCAGCAGCGCCAGCAGATCGGGACGTTGCGCCGGTCCGACGCGCGTCTCACCGAATTCCCCATGTCGTAGGCGACGTACGGCTCGGTGAACTGAAGGCGCAGCAACTCGCCGGCGGGGGCGATTCGCCGACTGGGACACGCCGCCAAGTATCCACGTGGCTAGGCTGGCGACGTGCCAAGCGATCTGGAGCGTGTGCGGCAGGCGCTGGCGATGTGGGACGGTTTCCCCGTTCACCGCGAGCCGCGCCCGATCGTGCTGACAGCGATGGGCGTCACGGCGCTCGACCGACTCATGGTGGACACGCAGTGGCGGTCGTTGTTCGACGCCCCCGGCGTTCCGGAGTCCGAGTTGCCGCCGGAGATCGCGCCGGCCGCCGTCGACTACTGCCGTGACGTGCAGAGCGGGGCGCAGAGACCGCTGGCGAACATCATCCGGGCGAACGGACCGTTCGCCACCGACCGAGGCACTCGCGAACTCCCGGCGTGGATGATGCACCCCGACGACCGGCGATGGCCGTTCATCGCTCTGGACCCGGACTTCGAACGTCGGATGACGTGGCGGCCACCCGGCGTAGGAGCCGCTCATCACGAGGAGGCCGTGCTCGCGCACGATGGGCGCACTCTGACGTTCCGGTTCATCGGAACGCCCGCGCAATATGCCGACTACCCAGACGCCGTGGTGTTCGAGACGGACACGGCGGTGCTCGTCGTACCGGTGGAGGTCGCCCGCGACGGAGACGGCTATCGGCTGGCCTACGCCGAGGAGCGCGAGGTGGTGGTGCGCCTGGCCGCTCCGCTCGGCAACCGGGTCCTGATCGGCATCGGGCACGGTCCCGGAACAACCACCTTCGGCCTCCCCATAACGGTGCTCACCGCGGCCTGACCGAGGTGAGCAGACGCGATGGCGCCACCACCCCAGAGCGCCTGAGCGTTGTCCGGTCTCGGGATCCACATGACAGATCGGTATCAGGACCTGCGTGACTCTCGGCGAGAGCGCGGAAGTGACCGGCTGTGCCGTCCGAGCACGTCAAGCCGTCCCGGGCGTTGATCGACGGCGTCTGCGCTCCCAACGGGCTCGTCGCTCGGCATAGGCACGCCGCGCATCCGACAGACTGACCGGCCGTTCGGCGTAGGCACGACGTGCATCCGTCAGACTGAGCGAACCGTTGGGGCCACCCCGCACCGTGTCAGCGTCCTCGTCGTCCTGCCCGTCGTCCTCCCAACCGCAGGCGAAGCAGATCTCGAACTGACCTCGCCCTTCGAGCGTCGGGTGCCGGCAGCAGGGACACGCGTAGGGTTCGCCACCCGCTTCAGCCACTACAGATCGCTGGTTCAACCCCTCGACGTACTGCTCAAACCACCTGGTGCGACTCGCGAGTTCTTCTGCGGACGGCCCCTCCTGCTTGCCGGCATGTTCGTCCATCCTCTGCACCTCACGTTGTCGATCGGGTTGACGTGGCTTGTATACCGCTACTTCCAGCGGAAGTGCACGAACAGCCGGCCGAAGTTCTTCGAGTCCTTCTCGACCCGGTGGTAGAGCTGCTTCACGTCCTTCTGGTCGAGGAAGCGCAGCACCTTCTTCTTCAGCGCGCCCGACCCCTTGCCCGGGATGATCTCCACGAGCGTGGCCTTCTTCGCCACGGCCTCGTCCATGATCCCGCGCAGCGCGCGGTCGATGTCGTGGCCCTTGTTGTAGATGTCGTGGAGGTCGAGCTTGAGCTTCACGGTCCCATCCTAGGTACGCGGAAGGGCAGCCCGCCCGGGCTGCCCTTCCGCGTGATCAGTCAACGACCGACCTTGCCCTCCACCCGCCGCAGGGCGGTGGCGTAGTCGGTGTTCGTCGAGTACATCGCGGCAGCGATGCGCAGGTGCCGCAGCGCGTCCACGGGCCGGTTCATCCGCTCCAGCGTGCGGCCGAGCACGTGGTGCGCGTAGTGGTCGCTCGGGTCCCGGTCGACCAGCGCGCGCAGCTGCTCCTCGGCCCGGTTGAGCTGGGCCGACTGGAAGTACGCGCGGGCCAGCAGCTGCCGGACCGAGGAGTTGTCCGGCTCGGCCTCGATGATCGGTTCGAGCAGCCGGGCCGCTCCGGTCGGGTCACCCGCTTCGAAGAACATGGTCGCCCGCCGGTACTCCGCCAGAAGATCCACTCGACCCACCTCCTCGTGTCGCGCCAGGCCCTAGGTCCGACGCTGGCACAACACCGGAGCAAGCGCGAGTGTTCCTGCGTTCGAAGATCAGGTGGTCGGGTCGTACCGGCCGCCGATCAGATCCCAGGCCCGGACACCACCGACGATTCCGGCCGTGTTCGGGACGATCACCACGTCGTCGCCCATCCGGGCCACCTGCTCGGGCCGGATCAGCCGGGAGTTGCCGCCGCCGAGATAGAGCCGGTCCCAGCGGAACACCGGCCGCAGGCCGTCCACCACCTGCCGGATCCGCCGCGACCAGAACGCGTCGCCGAGGCGCCGCCGTTCCGGCTCCCCCACGTACGTGTCGTAGGTGGTGTTCCACCGCACCGGCGCGTGCGACAGCTCCAGGTGCGGCGCCAGCACCCCGCCGTCGAACAGCGCGCTGCCCAGCCCGGTGCCGAGCGTCAGCACCAGCTCGCAGCCGGTCCCGGCGACCACGCCCGCGCCGTGCACCTCGGCGTCGTTCAGCACCAGCGCCGGCACGCCGAACGCCCCGGCCAGCGCGGTGCGCGCGTCGTACCCGGACCACTCGGCCAGCAACTCCGGGTCGACGCGGCTGCGCGGCCCGGAACGGGTCACGTAGTGCGGCGTCGCCACCACGACGCCGTGCCGGATCATGCCGGGCATGCCGACGGTGAGCCGGTCCGCCGTGGGCAGGCGGGCGCCGAGATCCAGCAGCGTCTTGACGAACAGGCCGGGCGGCAACGGGTACGGCGTGGGCACGCGCAACGGCCGCGCGCGCATGGTTCCGGCGGCATCCAGTACGGAGGCCTTGATCCCGCCGCCACCACAGTCGATCGCCAGTGTGGTCACCACGGCTGTGAGTCTCCCTCAGACCGGCGCCGCCGCGAGCGCGGGTCACGGTAATCCGGATACGCCCGCCGGTAGGCTCGATCACCTGATGAGCGCCACGTTGATCGCCAAGGACCTCACCGCCGGCCACGGTGACCGCATCCTCTTCGAAGACCTCGACCTGGTCGTCGCGCCCGGCGACGTGGTGGGGCTGGTCGGGGTCAACGGCGCGGGCAAGTCCACGCTGCTGCGTACCCTCGCCGGTCTTGCCCCCCGCGAGCAGGGCTCGGTCTCGCTGAGCCCGCCCACGGCGACTGTCGGCTACCTGCCGCAGGAGCCGGAGCGCCGGCCCGGCGAGACGGTCCGCGGCTTCCTGGCCCGGCGGACCGGGGTGACCGCCGCGCAGGCCGCGCTTGATGCCGCCACCGAGGCGCTCACCGCCGGGTCAGCGGGCGCCGACGACGCGTACGCGAACGCCTTGGAACGCTGGCTCGACCTCGGCGGCGCGGATCTGGACGAGCGGGCCGAGCAGGTCGCGGCGGAGCTGGGTCTCGACGTCGACCTGGACCACCCGATGACCGGACTGTCCGGCGGGCAGGCCGCCCGCGCCGGGCTCGCGTCGCTGCTGCTCAGCCGGTACGACGTCTTCCTGCTCGACGAGCCCACGAACGACCTGGACCTGGCCGGGCTGGACCGGCTGGAACGCTTCGTCACCGGCCTGCGGGCCGGGACCGTGCTGGTCAGCCACGACCGGGAGTTCCTCACCCGCACCGTCAACCGGATCGTCGAGCTGGACCTGCACCAGCGGCAGGTCAAGCGCTACGGCGGCGGCTACGCGGCCTACCTGGAGGAGCGCGCGGTGGCGCGCCGGCACGCCCGCGAGGAGTACGAGGAGTACGCCGACACGAAGGCCGACCTGGAGGCGCGCGCCCGCACCCAGCGGGCGTGGATGGAGAAGGGCGTCAAGAACGCCCGCCGCAAGGCCACCGACAACGACAAGATCGGCCGCAAGTACCGCGCCGAGTCGACCGAGAAGCAGGCCGCGAAGGCCAAGCAGACCGCCCGGCTGATCGAGCGGCTGGACGTGGTCGAGGAGCCGCGCAAGGAGTGGGAACTGCGGATGGAGATCGCCGCCGCGCCCCGCGCCGGCGCCGTCGTGGCCTCGCTCCGGCAAGCGGTGGTACGCCGTGGCGGCTTCACGCTCGGCCCGGTGGACCTCCAGATCGACTGGGCCGACCGGGTGGCGATCACCGGGGCGAACGGCTCCGGCAAGAGCACCCTGCTCGCCGCGCTGCTCGGGCGGCTGCCACTGGACGAGGGACACGCCGCGCTCGGCCCGGGTGTGGTGGTCGGCGAGGTCGACCAGGCCCGGGGACTGTTCCTCGGCGACCAGCCGCTGCTGGAGGCGTTCGGCGCCGCCGTACCCGATCTCGCCCCGGCGGACGTGCGGACACTGCTGGCCAAGTTCGGGCTGCGCGCCGAGCATGTGCTGCGGCCGGCGGCGACGCTGTCCCCCGGCGAGCGGACCCGGGCCGCGCTGGCCCTGCTCCAGGGCCGGGGCGTCAACCTGCTGGTGCTCGACGAGCCGACGAACCACCTCGACCTGGCCGCGATCGAGCAGTTGGAGTCGGCACTGGCGAGCTACCCGGGAACGCTGCTGCTGGTGACCCACGACCGGCGGATGCTCGACGCGGTGAGCGTGAACCGGCGGCTGCGCGTGGCGGACGGACGGATCGCCGAACACTGATCCGTGCCGACCGGCGCGCGCGGGTCCACAATGAGCGCATGCTCAAGTGGGAGTACGCGCTGCTGGTCCGCCGCCGCCAGGCCGCCGCCACCGACGCCGGGTGGGAGGTCGTCTTCATCTGGTACGGCCCGGACGGCTCCATGATCGACGTGACGCCGTACGGCGACACCGCGCTGGCCCACCTGAACCGGGCCGGTGACCAGGGCTGGGAACTGGTCGCGATGAGCGAGGACCCGTCGCTGCCGGGCAACAACGAGCTGCACCGCTACCACCTCAAGCGCCCGAAGGCAGCGGCTGCCCAGCCGCGCCAGCGCATGCGAGGCTCCCGCACAGTCCGCCGAACCCTCTCCCCCTGACCGCCCCCGTCCCCGCCCTACCCCCTGTCCCTCTGTTCCCCCTGTTCCCGTCGATCTTGCAGTTGCCGCCCTTCAGGTGCCCCTTTTGCGAGCTTGGTCCGGGCGGCAAGCGCAAGATCGACGGCGGCGGGGGCGCGGGAGCCGGCATCGGCGCGCACACCCCGACCGCTGCCCCGGTGATCAAGGAGTTTGCGTCATTGTCGTGCTCGAAACAGGACACGAACTCCTTGATCACCGAGGTCGGCGGGGCGACGCTGGCAGGACACGAACTCCTTGATCAATTTGTGACGGGGGGGCGGGCTCGGTGCCTGGGGGCATATTGGGGTGAATCGGGGGTAACGGGCCGCCGGAGGTGGCGCATGGTGGCGATGGGGCAGACCGCGCTCTCGGGTGAGCGACTCCGGCAGACCGACGGCTTCCTCGCCGAGGCGTGGGCCGACATGGTCCGGCACGACGAGCGGCTGCGCGGAACGGCGGTCGAGGTGCGCTTCGACCGTGGGGTGGCGCACCTGACCGGCGAGGTCGCCGACCCGGAACAGCTACGGCGGGTACGGGAGCTGATCGGCCGGCTGTCCGGCGTACTCGGCGTCTGGTGCCGGGTCAGCGTGGCCGGGCGGGCGCCGGTGGTGGTCGACCTGGGCTGCGGTGCGACCAAGCAGTGGCCGGGCAACCTGGGACTGGACATCTATCCGGCGCCGGGGGTGAACGCGGTCGCCAACCTGGCCGGCTCACTGCCGCTGCGCGACGACTCGGT
It includes:
- a CDS encoding M28 family peptidase — encoded protein: MGAPPTRPADRAFTRPRRRPIAALAALAALLAVGAGVLVGLSTPAPRPADAPAGEFSAARAFRNVEVIAAEPHVAGSAANDRVREHLVATLRGLGLQTEVQDAVAPEAGQLSGAAGGATLARVRNVVARLPGTDPTGKVFLVSHYDSVQTGPGGNDDAAGTAAILEVARALTTGPRPRNDIVFVLTDAEEACLCGAAGFAGDHPLARDGGVVLNLEARGSTGPVIMFETSRNNAKLVEIFGKAAPHPVGTSFAVEIYRALPNDTDFTAFLDREFVGLNSAYIDGGAIYHTPLDVPARMDRGSLQMHGDNALGLAREFGRTDLGDLRAGHDDTYFPVLGGLVRYPGWLTLPLAVAALLAVGALGWFLRRRGRATAGTLALGFGLTLVPVVVAPLGAWLLWAAITTIRPGYAELLDPYRPVWYRLAVVALAAAVLFCWYALLRRRVGPAALAFGGLAWLAVFGVLLAVAVPGGAYLTTLPALAGALAGFAALATRRDGPWPVVAVTLAAAVAVVILLPPVVLLFPALGMGMGAVAALVAVLLGLAVLPVVDLLHPRAGGQRGLLALRARRLGALPAAAAALAAVVLAGVGLAVDRFDAAHPVPTHLMYALDAGTGKAAWLTREEKPQPWTDGYVDRSIAVADEFPGLGNGEMRAGPATAAPLPAPKVETLSDTRNGGQRVLRVRVVPQRQVRLLTLHVDTSTATVRSATVAGRNVPVEPGDGKWGFGVVFHAPPPEGVEVTLTLVPRGGAVSVRAMDASDGLSGVPGFRERPAGVGVVGSHSSEMLAVARTYPL
- a CDS encoding NAD(P)-dependent oxidoreductase → MNINPDKSVTVLGLGPMGRALAGAFLSAGVPTTVWNRTPGKDRELVERGATSARTAEEAVAASELTVVCVVNYDASDAILRREAVAAALTGRTVVSLTADTPDRARDTARWAAGHAIRYLDGAIMTPTTTIGTPDAVLIYSGPAGLYQEHQPVLDALGGTHTHLGEEIGRAAAYDIALLDIFWTAMAGYAHALAVAKAEGVTAGELAPFATGIAAILPPIFGEGAAEMDAGIFPGDGNPITSAVSSMAHIVHTSEAHGIDAGVMRAAEGMARRAVGLGHGADGFLRVAEVLGRR
- a CDS encoding winged helix-turn-helix transcriptional regulator → MTRSRAQDLNVCGVTAAIAVIDGKWKTALLWLLESGPRRPGELRRQLPGLTEKVLTQALREMEGDGLVHREAYEVLPLKTEYSLTTFGRELAKALAPLSDWGHRRLDKLAEARTAS
- a CDS encoding YciI family protein, giving the protein MEFFCYHRDRLGSATLRQELIEEHWSYMDGYAEQMIARGPTLADDGSPTGSVHILALPGPAAARAFAFDEPNYQAGAYRDVMLRRWRNMLGRTMWDFPGGRTGGNRYLVLGLGPEQGTGPVLPQRQDELIAYGPLLSDDGARWLGTAALVRAADPDEARAVLAADRYADVEVHNWVFGGRPA
- a CDS encoding CPCC family cysteine-rich protein; the encoded protein is MDEHAGKQEGPSAEELASRTRWFEQYVEGLNQRSVVAEAGGEPYACPCCRHPTLEGRGQFEICFACGWEDDGQDDEDADTVRGGPNGSLSLTDARRAYAERPVSLSDARRAYAERRARWERRRRRSTPGTA
- a CDS encoding Smr/MutS family protein — protein: MKLKLDLHDIYNKGHDIDRALRGIMDEAVAKKATLVEIIPGKGSGALKKKVLRFLDQKDVKQLYHRVEKDSKNFGRLFVHFRWK
- a CDS encoding tetratricopeptide repeat protein, with the translated sequence MDLLAEYRRATMFFEAGDPTGAARLLEPIIEAEPDNSSVRQLLARAYFQSAQLNRAEEQLRALVDRDPSDHYAHHVLGRTLERMNRPVDALRHLRIAAAMYSTNTDYATALRRVEGKVGR
- a CDS encoding ROK family protein, yielding MVTTLAIDCGGGGIKASVLDAAGTMRARPLRVPTPYPLPPGLFVKTLLDLGARLPTADRLTVGMPGMIRHGVVVATPHYVTRSGPRSRVDPELLAEWSGYDARTALAGAFGVPALVLNDAEVHGAGVVAGTGCELVLTLGTGLGSALFDGGVLAPHLELSHAPVRWNTTYDTYVGEPERRRLGDAFWSRRIRQVVDGLRPVFRWDRLYLGGGNSRLIRPEQVARMGDDVVIVPNTAGIVGGVRAWDLIGGRYDPTT
- a CDS encoding ABC-F family ATP-binding cassette domain-containing protein yields the protein MSATLIAKDLTAGHGDRILFEDLDLVVAPGDVVGLVGVNGAGKSTLLRTLAGLAPREQGSVSLSPPTATVGYLPQEPERRPGETVRGFLARRTGVTAAQAALDAATEALTAGSAGADDAYANALERWLDLGGADLDERAEQVAAELGLDVDLDHPMTGLSGGQAARAGLASLLLSRYDVFLLDEPTNDLDLAGLDRLERFVTGLRAGTVLVSHDREFLTRTVNRIVELDLHQRQVKRYGGGYAAYLEERAVARRHAREEYEEYADTKADLEARARTQRAWMEKGVKNARRKATDNDKIGRKYRAESTEKQAAKAKQTARLIERLDVVEEPRKEWELRMEIAAAPRAGAVVASLRQAVVRRGGFTLGPVDLQIDWADRVAITGANGSGKSTLLAALLGRLPLDEGHAALGPGVVVGEVDQARGLFLGDQPLLEAFGAAVPDLAPADVRTLLAKFGLRAEHVLRPAATLSPGERTRAALALLQGRGVNLLVLDEPTNHLDLAAIEQLESALASYPGTLLLVTHDRRMLDAVSVNRRLRVADGRIAEH
- a CDS encoding BON domain-containing class I SAM-dependent methyltransferase; this encodes MVAMGQTALSGERLRQTDGFLAEAWADMVRHDERLRGTAVEVRFDRGVAHLTGEVADPEQLRRVRELIGRLSGVLGVWCRVSVAGRAPVVVDLGCGATKQWPGNLGLDIYPAPGVNAVANLAGSLPLRDDSVDVFFAVHIVEHLIDFLPLFDECHRALRPGGVLHVMSPWWRHVNAVADPTHVRLLDVQTFKGICGQRPPGTPRWYPLHVGCDGASIFADLTPLPPDAPAPPSSHLARFFD